The nucleotide sequence ATTAGATATGCCCTTTAGGGCTACCGCCACTTCCAAGTTCCAACCCATCCAGCCAACGCCACTGGATCCATCATTTTCTTCATTCCAGAAATGCCAGGTTATACAAACTTTTCCTAACCTGTCATCCTTATTCTTAATATTTGTCACTCTTTCagcatttttatcaaaaatatttcatcCGTTTTAGCCTTTTGGTTCACTTTGTAGACGAAGGTTTCATTCCTTTTCAGACTTTTAGTTAAAAATTGAATGCCAACTTTTCATTCCATTTTAATTAATGTCCCTTTGCGTCACCTTGCAGTCTAAGTTTTCGTCCCATTCAGTCTTATTGTTTCACTTTGTATAATGAACTTTCATCCCTTTCCTCTTTTTGCTTCATATTGTATGCTAACTTTTCGTCactttttaatgatattaattttgctTCACTTTGTATGCTAACTTTTTGTCTCTTTCAGCCTTTTCCATCACTTTGTATGATAACTTTTCGTCCCTTTCAGCCTTTTTCGTCACATTGCGTGCTAACTTTTCGTCCCTTTCAGCCTTTTTCATCACATTGCATGCGAACTTTTCGTCCCTTTCAACCTTTTTCATCACATTGCATGCTAACTTTTAGTCCCTTACAGCCTTTTTCGTCACATTGCATACTAATTTTTCGTCCCTTTCAGCCTTTTTCATCACATTGCATGCTAATTTTTCGTCCCTTTGAGTCTTTTTCATCACATTGCATGCTAACTTTTCGTCCCTTTCAGCCTTTTTCATCTCATTGCATGCTAACTTTTCGTCCCTTTCAGCCTTTTTCATCACATTGCATGCTAACTTTTCGTCCCTCTCAGCCTTTTTCATCACATTGCATGCTAACTTTTCGTCGCTTTCAGCCTTTCTCATCACATTGCAAGCTAACTTTTCGTCCCTTTCAGCCTTTTCCATCACATTGCATGCTAACTTTTCGTCCCTCTCAGCCTTTTTCATCACATTGCATGCTAACTTTTCGTCCCTTTCAGCCTTTATGATCACATTGCATGCTAACTTTTAGCCCCTTTCAGCCTTTTTCGTCACATTGCATGCGAACTTTTCGTCCCTTTCAACCTTTTTCATCACATTGCATGCAAAATTTTACCCCTTTTCAACCTGTTTCGTCACATTGCATGCTAACTTTTCGTCCCTTTCAGCCTTTTTCATCACATTGGATTCTAACTTTTCCTCCCTTTCATCCTTTTTCATCACATTGCATGCTAACTTTTCGTCCCTTTTCAGCCTTTTTCATCTCATTGCATGCTAACTTTTCGTCCCTTTCAGCCTTTTTCATCACATTGCATGCTAACTTTTAGCCCTTTCAGCCATTTTCGTCACATTGCATGCGAACTTTTCGTCCCTTTCAACCTTTTTCATCACATTGCATGATAACTTTTCGTCCCTTTCAACCTTTTTCGTCATATTGCATGCTAACTTTTTGTCCCTTTCAGCCTTTTTCATCACATTGCATGCTAACATTTCGTCCCTTTCAGTCCTTTTCATCACATTGCATGCTAACTTTCGTCCCCATCAGTCTTTTTCATCCCATTGTATGCTAACTTTTCGTCCCTTTCAGCCTTTTTCATCACATTGCATGCTAACTTTTCGTCCCTTCCAGTCTTTTTCATCACATTGCATGCTAACTTTTCGTCCCCTTCAGTCTTGTTCATCACATTGCATGCTAACTTTTTGTCCCCTTCAGTCTTTTTCATCACTTTATGGTAACTCTTCGTCCCCTTCAGTCTTGTTCATCACATTGCATGCTAACTTTTCGTCCCCTTCAGTCTTTTTCATCACTTTATGATAACTCTTCGTCCCCTTCAGTCTTTTTCATCACATTGCATGCTAACTTTTCGTCCCCTTCAGTCTTTTTCATCACATTACATGCTAACTTTTCGTCCCTTTCAGCCTTTTTCATCACATTGCATGCTAACTTTTCGTCCCTTCCAGTCTTTTTCATCACATTGCATGCTAACTTTTCGTCCCCTTCAGTCTTTTTCATCACATTGCATGCTAACTTTTCGTCCCCTTCAGTCTTTTTCATCACATTGCATGCTAACTTTTCGTCCCCTTCAGTCTTTTTCATCACTTTATGATAACTTTTCGTCCCCTTTAGTCTTTTTCATCACATTGCATGCTAATTTTTCGTCCCCTTCAGTCTTTTTCATTACTTTATAATAACTCTTCGTCCCCTTCAGTCTTGTTCATCACATTGCATGCTAACTTTTCGTCCCCTTCAGTCTTGTTCATCACATTGCATGCTAACTTTTCGTCCCCTTCAGTCTTTTTCATCACTTTATGATAACTCTTCGTCCCCTTCAGTCTTGTTCATCACATTGCATGCTAACTTTTCGTCCCCTTCAGTCTTTTTCATCACTTTATAGTAACTTTTCGTCCCCTTCAGTCTTTTTCATCACATTGCATGCTAACTTTTCGTCCCCTTCAGTCTTTTTCATCACTCTATGGTAACTCTTCGTCCCCTTCAGTCTTGTTCATCACATTGCATGCTAACTTTTCGTCCCCTTCAGTCTTTTTCATCACTTTATGATAACTCTTTGTCCCCTTCAGTCTTTTTCATCACATTGCATGCTAACTTTTCGTCCCCTTCAGTCTTTTTCATCACTTTATGGTAACTCTTCGTCCCCTTCAGTCTTGTTCATCACATTGCATGCTAACTTTTCGTCCCCTTCAGTCTTTTTCATCACTTTATGGCAACTCTTCGTCCCCTTCATTCTTGTTCATCACATTGCATGCTAACTTTTCGTCCCCTTCAGTCTTTTTCGTCACTTTATGATAACTCTTCGTCCCCTTCAGTCTTTTTCATCACATTGCATGCTAAATTTTCGTCCCCTTCAGTCTTTTTCATCACTTTATGATAACTCTTCGTCCCCTTCAGTCTTGTTCATCACATTGCATGCTAACCTTTCCTCCCCTTCAGTCTTTTTCATCACTTTATGATAACTCTTCGTCCCCTTCAGTCTTTTTCATCACATTGTATGCTAACTTTTTGTCCCCTTCAGTCTTTTTCATCACTTTATGGTAACTCTTCGTCCCCTTCAGTCTTGTTCATCACATTGCATGCTAACTTTTCGTCCCTTCAGTCTTTTTCATCACTTTATGATAACTCCTCGTCCCCTTCAGTCTTTTTCATCACTTTATGATAACTCTTCGTCCCCTTCAGTCTTTTTCATCACATTGTATGCTAACTTTTCGTCCCTTTCAGCCTTTTTCATCACATTGCATGCTAACTTTTCGTCCCTTCCAGTCTTTTTCATCACATTGCATGCTAACTTTTCGTCCCCTTCAGTCTTTTTCATCACATTGCATGCTAACTTTTCGTCCCCTTCAGTCTTTTTCATCACATTGCATGATAACTTTTCGTCCCTTTCAGCCTTTTTCATCACATTGCCTGCTAACTTTTCGTCCCTTTCCGCCTTTTTCATGACATTGCATGATAACTTTCCGTCCCTTTCAGCCTTTTTCATCACATTGCATGCTAACTTTTCGTCCCTTTCAGCCTTTTTCATCACATTGCATGCTAACTTTTCGTCCCTTTCAGCCTTTTTCATCACATTGCATGATAACTTTTCGTCCCTTTCAGCCTTTTTCATCACATTGCACGCTAACTTTTCGTCCCTTTCAGCCTTTTTCATCACATTGCATGCTAACTTTTCGTCCCTTTCAGCCTTTTTCATCACATTGCATGCTAACTTTTCGTCCCTTTCAGCCTTTTTCATCACATTGCACGATAACTTTTCGTCCCTTTCATCCTTTTTCATCACATTGCATGCTAACTTTTCGTCCCTTTCATCCTTTTTCATCACATTGCATGCTAACTTTTCGTCCCTCTGCCTTTAAGTTTTGCATTTACATCTGGTTTCGCTTTCTTTTTTAGCCTTTGTTTTCGGTATCCACTCACCTCCCTGAGGGAGAGTTGGCTCACAAGGCCCTTCGTGAATATAAATTCTTCTTACTTTCATACTgttctttgaataataataataataataataataataataataataataataataataataataataataataataataataataataataataataattttaatttcatggaTACTCGCATCATCGCACAGAGATCTGCTGATACCTTCCTATCTTGTTTCACTTGAGTGAAGGTAAACTTTACCCTTCGCtggatattaataaatattttctttaatgctATTTGCACTTATTTTCGTTGTATATTCTACTggtttccatttctctctctctctctctctctctctctctctctctctctctctctctctctctctctctctctctctcaagcacacacacatacatacacacacacatatatatatatatatatatatatatatatatatatatatatatatatatgcgtgtgtagtgagagagagagagagagagagagagagagagagagagagagagagagagagagagagagagagagaaacatgcaaACCAGAATACCACAAAGACAACCTTCCTAAAATCTAAATGTTTGAAATATACAAACATAAACAACCGAATGAAAAATAAAACCTATCCCATAAAGTATTTGATCTCCTCCCTTTCTGGCTACCACTAAAGGCCATTTATCCATTTTTCTCGAGAGGCCTAAATGAAAATGAACGGTTCCCTTAGGGACATTCCACGCCCACCGGGGGTCATTGACCGAGGCCTCCTCGGATGACGGTTTGATAGATAATTTGATGGCTTACGCCAACATAAGTTGCTAATGCGTCTTAGCcttttggttattgttattattgttaattgtgctgttgttttttttatattgataatggtgatgataacgGCGATTGTAGTTTTAGAAGATTAGTAACATAACAAGATGGCTTACAGTCAGGGCTATGGTCTAACTCAGAAGATTAACTTTTTATCGTAGAGTTTATATTGCTTCGGTTTTTGTAGAATtgcctttaaacattttaatatattggattttagttattaatttcttttcttatagtttatttatttctctatatcttttcctcgctgggctatttttccctgttggagcccttgggcttatagcattctgcttttctagctagggttgtagcttagctaataataataataataataataataataataataataataataataataataataataaagacaatactaataataataataataatgaaaaatgttaaATCAATTCCTAATGTTCGAAACCACGTATAAATACTTAATCAACAAGTGGCCGTTTCTTTAGATTCCTAAATTTAACGGTGTCAGCTCCCATAACGTCTGATTAGCGAGACACGGCTGATGAGAATGAGACTATGAGTTTTAGTCAGCGTTAGAACCCCCTGAGAATGAACCTATAAAGGCTGCTGAGAGTGAGATtaaaatgagaattattattattattaatattattattattattattattattattattattattattattattacctgttaagctacaaccctatagtctatttcttttagcaagtcatatttgcaccgaatcgcagcggtgcccttttagctcggaaaagtttcctgatcgctgattggttggacaagataattctaaccagtcagcgaccaggaaacttttccgagctaaaagggcaccgctgcgattcggtgcaaatatgactctctaaaagaaatggactatatagttggaaaagcaggatgcgataagaacaggggcccaacagggaaaatagcccagcaaggaaaagaaacgaggaaaaataaaatatttcaagaacagtaacaacattaaaataaatatttttatatgtgtgtttgtatttcccatgttactgatcttgaaacatTTTAAGCGTTCGTTACCTCTCttctagattatttatttcctttcctcaccgagctattttccatgttggagctttggggtgggggtgggggggttatagcatcccgcttttccaactatggttgttcttagataataataataataataataataataataataataataataataataataataataataatgctacgaaTGATTTTAGAATGTGGATTGTGGCCGACGAGAGGGATTCAAGATCACTAAAGTATATAGTGATGAAGTAAATTTTAGTGAGTATTAAACTGGTGGTTGTAACGTTGTTATACAAATTAttatatcaatcattattattattgttattattactactactactactactactactactactactactactattgttattatctgccaagctacaaccctagttagaaaagaaggatgccataagcccaagggccctaacagggaaaatagatcagagagaagaaataaactaaaagagaagtttaagaacaatatcaacatttaaaataatctttcacatgtaaactaATTTATATAAACTAATTAATAAAATTAGTAAGATTAGATTGTGGGAGACAAAATTTCTTTGGAAAATAGTGTAGTTTAAATAGTGAATGATAGAAGGCAAGAACAAAGTCGGTTTATCGGTGGTGAAATTGGATTAGATTTATTTATTAAATGTTACTTTTACAGTGATAGGAGTAAGGTTTAAAAGATTTTATCACGTGAGGTATTCCTGTTGGCTATCATGTGAATGTAATATGTGTACTCACGGTAGAATTGAATTAAAATAcgataaaaaaatatctaatttcggGTTATAAACTTTGATGTTGTGTAATAATTAGACCGAATCTACCTAGAGGTTGTGAAAATAAGTAAGATAATGTTATTGGTAAACGGAGTCACACCAGTTTTACATTAAAAGCAGAACGTAATGTTAGGTCATCAGGTACGAATGAATATAAacgaggttagagagagagagagagagagagagagagagagagagagagagagagagagagagagagagagagagagagagagacgttactgAGGAGTGAAAGTAAAGGTTGGGTTTTGGGTGAGAGTGAATCGAAGCTTCAATGGAGGAAGCGTCTCGGCTCCTCCTGCGACCGCTCATTGTGTTAGGGGAACCGTGACAAGTTTCAAATGATGATTTTCCGTTCAGAATCTGCAGCATTGTCTCGTAGAAATTGTCGTTAAGGCTATCTCTTTATTGAGTCACTTGGCGATAATGAATGCAGGAAATACAGTATTCGGTCGAATTAGACTCTCTCCCCCTTCGTAAAACCTgatagtagtaggtagtaggttggccaaggcactagccgcccgttgaaatactaccgccagagagttatggggtcctttgactggccagacagtactacgttggatccttctctttggttacggttctttctctttgcctacacatacgccgaatagtctggcctattcttaacagattctcctctgtcctcacacacctgacaacactgaggt is from Palaemon carinicauda isolate YSFRI2023 chromosome 13, ASM3689809v2, whole genome shotgun sequence and encodes:
- the LOC137651460 gene encoding flagellar attachment zone protein 1-like; the protein is MKKDERDEKLACNVMKKDERDEKLSCNVMKKAERDEKLACNVMKKAERDEKLACNVMKKAERDEKLACNVMKKAERDEKLSCNVMKKAERDEKLACNVMKKAERDEKLACNVMKKAERDGKLSCNVMKKAERDEKLAGNVMKKAERDEKLSCNVMKKTEGDEKLACNVMKKTEGDEKLACNVMKKTGRDEKLACNVMKKAERDEKLAYNVMKKTEGDEELS